attttcggtttggtttttattaaaaaaagtaattaaactggtttttttaaaaaaaccaaaaccgaatcaaaattgatttaaaccgactggttttatttgttttttttttttttcagtttgactcggtttttttggattcaggtttataaaaccaaaaccgaatcgaaccagttggttttttaacaatttctaatcgtttttttttcatgattcagtttttcagttttcttgatttaatcagttttttgattttttttctcacccctaaCCGCAACAATAGTGCAATTTGCATCACTTAAATTTTTACTCCCTATGAAGAGAAGAATTTTTATGTTGTGGATTCCTATTCCgtaattttttatacattattcaaaaggaaaagaaaaaaaaagggatgaatTTACGTTTACATTTCATGGAATAATTAAGTTctaattagttttaataaataaaaaagaatataaatgcacctaggaaataaaattataattaggcTTAACTCATGagcaaggttgtcaaaatcgcgttttgactcgtaaaattgtatgattttacgagtcaaaacatgcattACGGGTTGAAcaggttgaaaaaataaaaaatgagtaaaattgagttgaaatcaggtaaaatcacaaaaattgaataaaatcgtGTAAAATCGCGATATGAGGACTGATCGTACGATTTCAATAGAATTGCTGCACTGAAAGTCCCCCCAATGTCCACCTGTCAAACGCCTATTGGAATTTGCTTTTCCCATTCACGTGACTCTTCAGTCTTCAGTCTTCGCTTCGATCTTcagattaagttaatttaatgaTCCCATCCCATTCACGTCTGCTTCGGTCTTCCACTTGTCAGGCTGCCTCATCATTGCTTCCTGCAATTTACTGAATAGCCTATCACAGACCTGAAAACATGATTGGATGTGATGTTCAGCAAAATAGCGTAAGAGCACGTAAGCAAGAAGAAGAACTAAACTGCTTCATAAAAGTAGtggaaaatgattttcataGAAAATGGATTTATGAAAGgcaaattactttttaatatttggtgatattataacatataaattgaaaaatatttttaaatatttgataatatcataaaaaataagttaaaaaataatttattaagttaGATAATGTCATAAATATTTGGTGTATTTTAAGATACTTGAACTAtatatggatttttatttgaaggcttgaagtatgtatgaagttttatttgaaacatgttttttaatgtgcttaaactatgtatgaatttttatttgaaacatgattttttttttaatgtatttcaaaattccttacgattttatgatccgtttttacgatccgatttTGTGAACGACTTTCCGTTTCGTtctaaaatcgcgattttaacaactttGCTCATGAATTTAACTAAGTAGATATAGCCACGATGCTGAGTATTGAAACAATAATTTGGTTTGAAATTCTATTAAACATGGGATTCAAGGACAGGAGCGGAAAAGGATTGCTGTTCTAATCCGAGTCGGAATAGCAATAGAAAGCAGGCAATGTAATGCAACAAATTAAAGTCTTCCAGTTTGCGCAAGGATTCGCATACTACCCAGCTACCTGCCCTGCCgcccctctctccctctctctctctctatatatcttTCACCATAACCTGAAGCTAGAACCCGTATATACTACACTATTCAATCTTtttggttataaaaaaaaatacaagaagagATCAAAGATGGAATATTTGGGCCGCCTCATCAGTAATGCAGAGGGGCatactagaaaaagaaaatgataagaagagaaaaagcaaaagaaactgTGTTCAATCAACCATCATCTGCTGTCAGCACCTGAACCTTCTATCAAACGACTTCACCTAATGTAATCTGCTTGGTCTCCCCGCAAGAATACATGTTTCATAAAGCCATTATATTATGTGTATATTTATGTAAACGCTGAAAAGTTAGATTTCTAGCAACTCATTACCTGATAGAGCTTAGGATATTCAATCTGGGAAATCAGATTAAGGTCAAACTAATTGATTACAGAACTTAGCCAGGCACCATCTTCCCATTTAGCAttagaaatggaagaaaatccCTCTCTTCTTAATCTTTAGCTGCTTCATTTTTCTACCTTGAGAGCTTCCACGGGTAAATCGACTCTGTGAATTCATCATAAGATTCCAGATCTAATAACATCCCAAGTTAATGTTGATATATATGCTGAGAATCCCATTTCATCAATAAGTCATACAACATTTGATGACTCGAGATTTTGAAGAAATCCTTGGATGATAGTATTATGAAAGTGAAACTATCCGAGAGAACTGCAGTGTTTTCAGAGACTTGTGGAAACCGTTTCAAAAAAACGCCATGAATGCATCGATGCTTTTGGATTCACTCAAGGCATCGTGTAATTGCTCTCACCATAGTAATAGAGCAATCTTGATGACTAACTACCACCACATTTGACTACATTTAGCCATTGTTGGCCCCGAGTTTAGAGAGGTCAAAACTCATGTCATCTGTTGTTGGCCAAATGTCCTTTCTCAATCTCCATTTGCTACTACCAATGCAGCAATTGATGCATTTTATTGACTCAAACTTAATTGCCATCTTGTACCATGTTAGGCCTGGAACCAGAGTCTTTCTGCAACAGACCAGACATTACAAGCAGCACCGCACACTTCATTAGTTAGATTTGACCCTTCATCAACGTAAACTAATGCGCTTGTTTTGCAACATAAAAATGCTGTAAAACCAGATTCGTATATGACTTTGGCAGAGGTACAAATAGTAGAACAACAAGGATCCGTTTCAAGAATGAAGCTTGGTATGCTGTTCAGTTGTTCACAGTCCATAATCTAGGTCATTTTTATCCCTTCTTGGAGCCACAGGGATGTTGATCTACCTCTCTAGTCCAAAAACCAGACCACCTAGCAAGATCAACCATGTTGATCTCGTCAGCTTTGCTTTTGGACCTAGCAAACAAAGATCAACTGATAACATATGTTCTAACATACAAAAAACATTGACAGcggttgttgttttgttgtgttcTAATTGCAGATTGTAGAGATGGAGTCGTTAGGCAATAAATTTTCCCTCTGCAACATCTCTCTCATTAAACTCAATttcgtcttcttctttgtcGTTGTTCTTCTCTGGTGCTCCTTCATGCCCCTCTGTATTAGATTCTCTGTAACATGTTCAACTGGCAACACTCGTTCTTACATCCTCGCTCATCAATAATTTGTCCGCTCATTGTCTCATAATCACGACCCACCaccataaagttttaaaatatattttatccttattGAGTATTTCTTCTATGCACTATTTTAAatgttgcatatatatatatatatataaagcaaatttAACTATGAAAGACTAAATACTATCTAACAatgatggaaaaataaaatagtcttTTATGTgtcattttacttatttattcaaatataattttatttttaaattataaattttatttttaaaaaaagaatctaaaaaatacaGCCTAGCTAAGAACATATAGAACTCAGAAGATAGCCAATGCGTAAAGGACCTAAAAGGATGATCTAGGAGCTATAGAACTAGGAAGGATAGTCTTAGGGGTGtgcataaaaatcaaaaaaaccaattaaaccgagaaaatcagaaaaaaaatctgaaaaaattgAACCGtagaaaaaaactgattaaaattttgaaaaaaccgactagttcagttttgattttataagcttaaaaccgaaaaaccgaacccaaaccgaaaaaaccgagccaaaccaaaaaaactgatCCAAATCGGTTTGAATcgatttttatccaaaataacTAAATCAAAACCGGtaagtttgaaccggttttgattttttttttaattttaattttttttaataaaaaccaaactgaacaaaaaataatcatttctaGATGTCCTATGTATGCTTGGGCCTAGAAAGATTACCATACATGCATGAGCATTTATATACTAATGCCTCCACTTTGaaacctaaattaatttttttaaaggctTAGCCCATTATCAAATATAGTTTTAGTCACTAGAAAATTagggaaaaaaattttagactttaaaaacccaaatttaaatttgaaccttgttttaacaaaaagaattaaaaataaattgatatagACTTGTAAAATTCCATTTATAGCCtcaacatatattaaaattagcctaaaaacacaaaatcaaatcagaataaaaattcttttgaaaCCTTAATTTACCTTTTCtagtatcattaaaaataaaatctacctCCATTAGGTTTTACTTTGAAATAGAAatttataaatactaaaattataattattgaaccACTTAAGAGCTTTGTTTCTCATCCTCTTTTCTCTGGCAAGTTTTTCACCCTTCTCTTTGCTTTCAAGgacttaaatataaaaaaaataaataaatttgagatTAAAATATAACATCCGAACATGTTAGTATGTGAAAAGAAACTTTAGGGATTATATTGAATTTGTTCgcatcaaaatgaaaaaggcttcgtttgctttgttttatttattattatctttgttCAACCATAAGctttaattatatcttttaaaaattgttctttaatttagttgcATAATTTTCTCAAACTCCTAAATACGTTGTTGTATGCAAATAAAAGTGAAgcctgatattaaaaagatactaatataatatataaggatgaaattgcatTACAATAAATTTCGATGACTACAAAAACGACACTATTCTTTAACAGTGTCATCCTATTCACTTTAGTGCTATAGTGAATTCCTTAGTATTATTTTGGTAATCGGTGATTTGGAAATTGTTAATTTTGTAGTAATAGAACATCTTCAAAGCTTATTCCATGATgatggctgtttttttttttaattaatgtaggtGTTCGGGTCAGCTTGTGTGTATCTCGTATAATTTCATGGGctttgaagttaacgaccatgtaaatttttaatgactatcatattagcaactataaggctcgaacctgagaccataaTGAGAGCAAATTTCTTAGTCTCAAACTCTTACTACTGGGTCATTTATTAGATAGTTTCATGACGATGGTTGTTAATATGTGATGTCGTGGCTATTATTTTACTAGAtcataaagttaaaaataatataaataaaaaaaataagaaatgtttattttttattattaaaaataaaaaaaatatgagttgctatataatattataattattagaaaatttaattattgctattttgTAACCTTGCTTTGGCATTGCTATTTTCGTACAACATAAATAATTGCCAATAAGTATGTAATTTCTCAAAAACTATAGATTATAATGTCTTTTAATTCAACTTATTGCTTACACCTATATAACAATTATTAATGAACGTAGTGTATAAATATTCTAGAGAAATCTAGTTGAAAATTACAAGGATGTTGTAGCCTTAGTAGATCACGAGATTCTTACTCGCCCTATCACCGCAATTCATTAGTTAATACTCTAGTACGCAACACATGAACACAACTAGAGTTCTTACAATTACTCTTGTATGATCATTTTTGTCCCATATCATATTCTATGTCAAAAAGCTTAAAGCAACAACATTTATGATTCccattattggaaaaaaaagaaaagaaaagagtacaTATGATTCCAATAATAGCTAAACGAACCCATCTTAGAGCACTATAAATTATGCATCACTTTGAGGATATATGCTAGTTGTAATGTGTTGCAACTTTTAGACTAGATAAATAAGGCAAAGCTTGTGAAAAGGTTTGAACATGTTAAACACAGAATCTGATAAAAATAGTTATGATTTTAGGTTAGATCATTGAATCGGTTTCATATTTAATCAAGAAGTTCTATTGGTTCCAATTTTATGAAGAAGTTAGCTCATTGTAACTACTCGAGGTCAAGAACTTTGTttatataaactaaataaataaggtaaaactcgtgaaaaaaattaaaaaaacattaaatatatagtttaagaactttaaatttgatcatTGAATATGTTTCAAATTTGATCAATAATTTTTGTAGGCTTATCAATTCTATATAAAGATTGGCTTGTTGTAACTAGCTTAGATCCAAAGAGTTTTCATGTTAGACATATaagatttgtttaattttttttttattaatttggaattttaattattttttctatttagtttttgatttttttttattagattttttttaccttcgcaaaaactgttaattgttttttttgccccttaaattattaattacaaaCTGATGAaccaatattttataattatatttttatatatctttaccaaagaaaagctaaataaaaaaaattatatgaatataatttttctaaattctcAGGTATATTAGGTTGGCACATGTCATTACCACACAAGTCCTAGTGGAGATGCTTCAGGTTTGGCCAAAGTTAGGCTAAGAGATAATTGGATCTAGCCAATGCTAGACCCAAACCTTGCTAATTATGACTGAGCTTAGTAATGCACAAAGTCCATGTGTGTTAGGTTTGACGCTAGCTAAACCTAATTATAattggaatgtgttgggtttaGTACTAGCTAGATCAAAGAGATAATTAGGTTTAAATAACatcaattctataaatttttagAGGAATTATTTGTTGGACAATCCAAGTTTTATAACAACAcctaaaaattagaaaaacataaaaaagctAGCTAGCTGGTAACTAAGAAATGCTATAACAATGAGAAATCATTATTATTGCTTTATTATACATGTCCATAAGATAAGATGTAAAAGTATATATCTAACTTAACTAGGTTACGTATTTTGCATGCAGCTCAACTTTTTgggtttcaaaaattaattccaCCCAATGCAAGAACTACGGGTCCAGCACTATATTAAGGGGAGAATATTATACATCTGGAGTAGCTGGCATCATAGATGAAAAATCTGGTATAAGACCATGTAGGAATTCGGTCAGTTCATGGCTCAATTAATTTACAGgttttgaagttaataattatataagttttcaataattttaaaatttataaaacttgaattggTTACTTCTAATAATCAAACCTATAATCTGATTAATTGAGCTATATCTTTCAgggttttataataaatatcttaatttatatgtaagataaagcataattttataatatgattataaACTAATTATATCGAAGAAAAATAGAGTTGATAACCTTATATGCAAGTTTTGTTAGGatcatatttatttgttatagaGTAATATAAATCTATTTTAATGCCTCACCTAACTATATATTCACAGTGGCTGTAGGACATGTTTCGTGGCAGCAGGACTCTCATGTTTTATGGTAGCAGCAGGACACTCCTACTCACAGCAACAATATTCAACAACAATAttattccttttaaaaaatcatctaaaattaattttatattattttttaatatattttttttgaaatttgaaactagcataaattcatattattttataattaactttaatcaaataaaataaaaattataaaatttaaacttaaatccatttaatttaattaataaaattttactattatattaaaatattatctcaacTTAAAATGTGTGTGAGAAGAGGATACTAGATAAACAATCACAACAAAAGGGCAAAGTATCCAAAATAGAGGCTTTTTTTGCTAGGCATTATGATTAATGGTAGCAATGAGAACATACTAACGCAGAACGGTTCTTTGATTTCTGAAAGTAAAATAAACTACTACTACTCTCTCATAGATCAGTAAcgtaataaaaattatgaagatgGCATGAAGTGGAACACGGATTTCTGTTAATTGGACTCAATATCAAGATTGGCAAGTTGTTCTATGTTCATAGGATAGACCATGCTCAAGTCACCATTGAAGGCCTTTCTCCCCATCAAAACATTCACAGCTTCCGTGGGGTGGAATGCATCCCAAAACACATACTGTTCTCTGTTAGGACAAGGTGTTTGGAACGGAAGACATGTAATCTGACCTCTATTTCTCCCGATTCCACAGCATCCACGGTTTACAACGCTAAATCCTACATAAAAAATAGTCGAAACAAATTAACATCAGCAAgggtttaaaaatactttcaagaACCAATACTTACACCAAAAATTAGAATCATGGGGACTTACCATAGGCTGGGGAGTTAGTGAGGATGTCTCGAAACATACGAGCGACGTCAATAAAAATGAATCTTGCTCCTGGCAACTGATTGGAATTGAAGTTACTGAGCATAGCCTTCAAATTTTCGTTGAAAGGTTGAACTAGCTGGTTGACTGAATCCGAGCAGAGTCCCGCAGGGCTCTGGGCCAAGATACTTGGGATGCACCCCATGACTCCTAACCCTGCAATAACAAATTTCCGAGCTCCAAGATTGTAAAGTGTAGTGAGTTGCCTACTGTATTCTCGAGTCAAGAGATCTGCATATTGTCTGCCATTGTACTGATTCCGAGTTGGATAGTTAGGCATCAGGTAGTTATTAAGGTAGTCATTACTGCCCATCCCCACAAAAAAGATGCTCCGTCCAACTTGCCTAGCCACATCGTCTGCTCCAAGATTATTTGTAATCTGATCAAGTGTATTTTGAAAGTTCCTTATCTGTTGGTCAAATGGGATGCGTTCTACCTGATCAAGAAAACCATACATACAACATCAGCTGATGTTTCATTAGTGCAGCCATGCACGTTTAATTTGATCATGTGTGTAGGCCAACCATATTTATGCTGCATTATATTCGATTCCTGTGAATTCAAAATGGTCATTTATTGTCACTCTAAATTGCGTGATTCGTCAACAGCGAGGAATTAAGTCGTGCATTAAATGCACCATCTGCAGATACACATGAAGGTGCATTGCATAGTAACTAGATCAACGGAGCAAGTATAATGAACCTTGTCTACAGAATCTATGTATTCTAGGAgcataaaattgttataaaatgGAAGCAAAATTTAACTCTTAAGgctttaatttcattaatctgCATGATGCTGCATAATTCTACTTAAGTATACATGTATGAGTGGTTATGCTTACAAAATTTCTGCCTGTGCTATCAAGGATTCCTGCCGCTGCAGAGGCGTAGTTGACTCCATTAAGCACTTGATCTCCTGATGCCTCAGAGTATGCAGGGATCAGAGGAAGTCCTAGTTGTTCAGCTGCCAAGGaaaatggaggaaaaaaaaacgataatcataaattggaggGATTCCATTATGGTGGCATCATACTGTTGGCCAAATTCCTTTAACTGAGTTTCACAAATGCGTGTGCATAGCCAACTTCCCATTTCATTTCTCAATAGAATTTCGTTTTCCTAGAAGATGTATGTACGTAATCGCATTACTTAACAGGCATCGTTGCTAATTTTGAGAATTGGTTGCTTATCTGGAAAGGCTTTTCCTTTCAAGAAACCaacagaaaataatataaaagaggAGCAAAAGGTGACCATAATAAGATGAAACAGAATTCAAGTCTAGAAAGACCATTTCCTCAAACTTTCTAAACGTCGTTCTCCTGTCTCCACATTTCGCAAGTCCTAAAATACGAAATTgttgcaagaaaagaaagaagatactCCTTTAAGTAAAGAAAGATGCCTCTTCTAAGGTCTGAATCTTTTGTCTGATTATCAACGAAGATAAAAGGGAACCGATATGAACATGACAAAAAGTGTATTTTATATGCTTGAAATATAAGCAAAGACAACAAAAGAAGAGGGCAGTGGAGATTTACCAATTTCATCTACCATGGTGTAACCATTGGAGAAACGACCACTAGGACCGCCCTTGAAGTCAATACCATAAGGGAAGTAGTTGGCCTTGGCAAAAGAAGGAAGGTTATTGTTATTGCCATTGTCAATGAGCGAGTCTCCAAATATAAACATAGCAGGCACCATCTCGCTTCTCCTTCCCACTCCCGGTCCAAATGGATCGGCCACATTTTGGCCTAATCCTACACCAAACACCAAGAAAATCACCAGCATGCAAGGCATCTTGAAGGTAGCCATCttgagagagaggggggagggAGAGGAAGCAAGACTGTAAAATATGATTTCGAAGTGGTGTAATGTAAGAGTTGAGGATTTTTATGGCTGTGAAAAGGCGAAGGAGCTCTAATAAAGGATGTATGGTGGGTAGTTGGGATCTAGTAAATGTAGTCATCTGTTTTCTCCATTGCAGTAATTACAATGTGATATGTGCAGGGCACCCAAACACATGCAGGCATCTTTTCAGTCTTTCCACCTTTGATCCTCCTTTTTCCCcttgtcaatatatatatataagtttattttcaaaattgatttaataatatgatagtataggaataaaataacatgaagaaaaaaaaaaatctattaaagtaTTCTAAACACAAATTTAAGCACATAAATTGttataaacaataaatcaacataaaaatagattttaatggttttaaatttataaattcaaatcgACATATATCTTTATTATGGTGATGAAATGGTTCAATTTTGGTGTGTATGAATTTAATACAATGAGAAATGAATTTATTGATGTTCTGGTGAGATTCATTCAATGagaattttttcaattctttcttaatttgttgtttttatttctctcttttttatgattttcaatttttaaatattatatttaatcaaatttaatagtaaaaaaataatatatataaaaaatcaattgttagGATTTATTGGTGAGATCATGACTTGGGATATAAAGCTCAGTTATGAGgagaaagttttttaaaaaaattcattagcagaaagtttgaaattgttttaaatattaatttaaattctaaatagaatttaatttctaaaaaataatcaaaagcaaATCAGAGGGTATACGGTATACccatacatgattttttttttccccatctaACACTCGTCACTATCGTTCTGTGTTCATCAACCCGAGCATAATCTGAGATAGTGTAGCACTAATTCGTAAATGGCTAGAGCCCATTTGTGAAGTAACTCGGATAGCTAGGCTCATTGGAAAAAGTAGAAAACTACACCCATCTCTATTTAATGTGAGCTACCACTTTATAACTagccattattttttaataatgattaatGAATGGTTGAAAACGAAAGGGAAATTCTAGATATGCTGTTTACTACTGCTATCtttgacttaaaaaaagaagaagagagtaaGAATAATTTCTCATATATTGTAGATTATTTGTATATAATTAGTTATAGGGTAAACTTCCATAGATTGAGGCACATTTTTGGAGGTACAAATTAAAGAAGCCTTTCAAACTTCATGATACAAATATCATGAGAATTTCATGACTTGAAGCTTTTGGAATAAATGCGTCCCTGTCCATGGAAGTGATAATTTCGATGCCAAGAACAAAAATGTTGGAACGGAGCACACTTGCctgataaagaaagaaatattataCATACTAAAATGATACCTATATGCATGACTCATCCATTCTCATTGATGGAGCTAGCAGTTTCATGGTCGCCGTTTGCTTAATATATGCTTGTTTCATACATAATCAAGTCATTATTATAGAATATGTTGTAGaatagaaaatattatgtttttggtATATAGATTTATATATTACACcgtaaaacatatatatactattttaatCCTATAAATAGCAGAACTGACTACCTGATTAAGTCAGTATAGTATCAAACAATTTATCTAAATAGATTTACGTCTTTCTCTCCTTCACCTTCTTCTCCAAACAGCAGCACTGTCTTCTCATAGGAAATATTAGCCATTAAGCTCCAAGTTTCCAAATTTAGGCCTTGATGTGGAACACTGTTGAATTGTATGTGCATCAAACAAGGTTTTGGATGCCATGTAAGGGTTGCTTTCCAACTCAAATGGATGCTCTAATATGAAAACAGAACGATCGCTCTGCAGGATTTCAGTTGAAGCCAACCAACGAATAATCTACTAAATGCTTAACAAGTAAGATGGTGTAAGGTTTGCAATTGATGTGCATTAATTATACCGATATACACGTTTGGTATTAATTTGATAATCCTTAACACATACCTTTTGGGCAAAAGCCCTATGATTAGTTTTATGATCCACCAGTTTTGCTTAATGATTCTGCAGTAAGCTACCAGGAACCTGATTCCTGATTTCACAACTTGATggctgaaaatatatattttctttaataaagcTAGGGCTATAAACTAAAGAAAAAGCTCAAGGGGAAATCTTTGACGTGAATTATGTCTCTTTTAATGACACCTCCTATATATTCCACAGATACAAGAAAAAGAGGATCACTTTGTCAAAGTCAACTTAATTCTTCTCAAAAACAAAAGGTCAATTTGTAACTGATGGGGACCTGGGAATTCCATACATACAAGATTTCTTGGGGCTGGGAAAAATATGTATAATTGTATACTGAGCGATTGCATGTCTTTAAAAGGAGATTGGTGTTCTTAGACCAAGATGAAAGCCTGCATGTGAAAAGCAAACTGAGTGGTTCCTTTGCAGCAGGTTCGAGAGCAGCTCATTCAATTTCCGTCGTCTGTATTCTGtggtttcaactttcaacttCCCTTTGTCGGTGTTGGTGTTCCCTAGATAACAATGTCGTGACTCATGGTAAGAAAGTGTCCACTTTGCATGCATGCGTTTGGGTAGTACTTGCCTGGTCATCTCTGCATACTCATCGTTCGACTCTTGCTGCATAGTtgaatttcatttcaaaactTGTAGTTGGTGGCCACAGAAAGGTCAAATTCTTTTAACATAGGGATAATTGCATGTTAAGCAATTGTTATTTgctattttactattttttttatttaatctagtcaatcaattatttttattagtttccaTTGCAAATGTAATGATATGATACAAAGACAAATAACATAAGGAATATTTATacttaataaatctttttattcgATTATATGTAccagttgagaataattaggagaTTTAATCTATTGATTAACCAACcttctatatatatgtgtgtgtgtgtgtgtgtttagggtaatatacaataataatagtggAGGTTATCAC
This genomic stretch from Populus alba chromosome 19, ASM523922v2, whole genome shotgun sequence harbors:
- the LOC118056616 gene encoding GDSL esterase/lipase At1g71691, with the protein product MATFKMPCMLVIFLVFGVGLGQNVADPFGPGVGRRSEMVPAMFIFGDSLIDNGNNNNLPSFAKANYFPYGIDFKGGPSGRFSNGYTMVDEIAEQLGLPLIPAYSEASGDQVLNGVNYASAAAGILDSTGRNFVERIPFDQQIRNFQNTLDQITNNLGADDVARQVGRSIFFVGMGSNDYLNNYLMPNYPTRNQYNGRQYADLLTREYSRQLTTLYNLGARKFVIAGLGVMGCIPSILAQSPAGLCSDSVNQLVQPFNENLKAMLSNFNSNQLPGARFIFIDVARMFRDILTNSPAYGFSVVNRGCCGIGRNRGQITCLPFQTPCPNREQYVFWDAFHPTEAVNVLMGRKAFNGDLSMVYPMNIEQLANLDIESN